TTGCGAACTCTTACACTCGCTCGTTGAGAGAACAAACATTCCAGTTGTGAGCACTTTAATGGGACTTGGTGCACTGCGATCCGATCACCATCTACATTTAGGCATGGTCGGTATGCATGGAACAATTGCGGCAAATAGAGCTGTGTACAAAGCAGATCTCTTAATTAGTTTAGGCGTCCGCTTTAGCGATCGTATTACAGGAAAAATTAGTGCGTTTTCTCCGCAATCGAAAAAAGTTCATATCGATATTGACCAAGCAGAACTTAATAAAATCATTACCGTTGATCTTCCTGTCATTGCTGATATTAAAGAATTTTTGCAGCAATTCATCACTTATCTACACCCTAACGATCACCAGCATTGGATCCACGAAACAGCATCTTGGCCAAAGCAATCACCACAATATAACAAATCAGATAGCATTCTTAAGCCACAAGGGGTGATTCGATGGATAAACGAGGTGACCAATGGGGAGGCAATTATCGCTACAGATGTTGGACAACACCAAATTTTCACGGCACTTAATTATTGTTTTACATCCCCACGTTCGTTTTTAACATCTGGTGGGTTAGGGACGATGGGATTCGGGGTGCCAGCAGCAATTGGGGCCGCATCTGGCTATCCAGACAAGCAAGTTGTATGCATTAGTGGCGATGGAAGCTTTCAAATGAACGTTCAAGAGTTGCTCACAATCGCTCGTTATCAGCTCCCCATTAAGATTGTCATTATTAATAATGGATATTTAGGTATGGTGCGACAATGGCAAGAATTATTTTACCAAAAACGGTATTCTCACGTTAAAATTTCTTCACCAGATTATTTACGTTTGGCGGAGTCGTATGGAATCAATAGTTTTCGTGCTGAAGATGAGGAGGAGGCAAAAGCAATTATTTCAAAGGCCTTTACCACATCTGGCCCTGTTTTAATGGAGTTCAATGTCAAAAAAGAAGGGAATGTGTACCCAATTGTTCCTCCTGGTGCAAGCAATCAAGCAGCCATGCTTGAAAAGGCCGAAAAGGCTTCACAAACGTAAATATGGGAAGGTTGCCCCAACAGTCTACATTCTAGTTCACTAGTGGGGTAGCCTTCTCTTTTCATTGAATAGCTTCAAACTCTTTATTATCAAGTACTTCAACTTGATTTTCCGTTGTTGCAGCGACTTCTTTTGTTTTCTCAACGAGCTTTGCAATGTCATCATAGGCTTGTTTCGCGCCTTTTATAAGTAACGGAACACCGATAAAATCAATCTTAAGACGGCGAGAAAACAGACCACCAAAGGTCATCGCTAACGGTACGGTCGGTGAGGCATTAGAAAAGATGACTTTTTCATCTGTTTGACCATGCTGGTGAAGGATATCAACTAACCCACTCAATGCAGGAACAACAGCTTTTGAGTTCCCTCTACCGACCGTATAGACTGGGTGATTACTTTCATCGTTTCCATGATATATTAATTTACCCATATCTTTTGATGTTAGTTTATTGAAAATATCAATTGTTAAAATCTCCTCTTTTGTAGGCGTTCGGTCACGAGGGATTTTATTAAGGTGATAAGCAGCAGCTAATGCAGATGAATGCGTCCCGGCATAACAATTATAGACGTAAATCACTCGCTGTTCCTCCTAGAACAAACAATCATTTCATAATTGATAGTTTGACCAGAAGATGATCACTAATACACGATAACATCATTTAAATGCTAGAAAAACAAACATCTATTCGCTACAATAGAGGGAGACCTGTATTGAGGTGAAGAAGATGGAGTTTAGAAAAGGATTAGATCAACTCATAGTTAATTTACAAACGAATGAGCAATATAAAGATCAAATTGTGCACTGGCATGAAATTGAAGCCAAAGAAGCTGTTACGCGTCCATTCCCGGATCGAGTAGACGGACGTATTCGATCTGCGCTAGAGCGGCGTGGAATTAAAAAGCTATATACACATCAATATTCGGCGTTTGAAGAAGCCGCAACCGGACAAAGCATTGTTGCGGTAACACCAACAGCCTCCGGTAAAACACTATGTTATAACTTACCTGTTCTTCAGCAAATCGCTAATGATGAAGAAAGCCGCGCGCTCTACTTATTTCCAACAAAAGCGTTGGCTCAAGATCAAAAAAGTGAATTAAATGAAATCATAGATGAGATTGGTATTGATATTAAGAGCTACACGTATGATGGCGATACGTCACCAGCAATTCGCCAAGTTGTAAGAAAAGCAGGTCATATCGTGATTACAAATCCCGATATGCTACACTCTGCGATCTTACCTCACCATACGAAGTGGGTATCATTGTTTGAAAATTTAAAGTATGTCGTTGTTGATGAATTACACACCTACCGTGGTGTTTTTGGTAGTCATGTCGCCAATGTGATTCGGCGCTTAAAAAGGATTTGTGCCTTCTATGGAAGTAATCCTACCTTTATTTGTACGTCAGCAACGATTGCCAATCCAAAACAATTAGCTACTGAGTTAACTGGTACAGACATGAAACTGATTAACAATAACGGTGCACCGCGTGGCAAAAAGCATTTTGTTTTTTATAACCCGCCAATAGTCAATCAACCGTTAAACATTCGCAAAAGTGCGACCGTAGAAGTTAATCGTCTAGCTAAGGAATTTTTACAACAGAAGATTCAAACGATTGTCTTTGCACGTAGCCGTGTCCGTGTTGAAGTGATTTTGAGTCATTTACAGGAGTTGACGAAAAAAGAGTTACAGGCAAAATCCATCCAGGGGTACAGAGGTGGGTATTTACCGAAACAACGACGTGAGATTGAGCGTGGTCTACGTAATGGAGAGATCGTCGGTGTTGTTAGTACAAACGCGTTAGAACTTGGTGTTGACATTGGCCAACTTCAAGTCTGTATTATGACTGGATACCCTGGTTCCATTGCTAGTGCTTGGCAACAGGCAGGGAGAGCGGGGCGGCGTGCTGACGAGTCCGTTATCTTTCTAGTCGCAAGCTCGGCGCCACTTGATCAATATGTGATTCAAAACCCTGATTATTTTTTTGAGCGTACGCCAGAATCGGCAAGAATTAATCCCGATAACCTCGTGATTCTTGTTGACCACCTAAAATGCGCAGCTTATGAACTGCCTTTTAAGGAAGGTGAGCTATTTGATGGTGTTGAGATCGAGGAGATCGTTGAATTTTTAGCAGAAGAACAAGTTCTTCATCACCAAGGAAATAAATGGTACTGGATGAATGATTCGTTCCCAGCCCACAACATTAGCTTGCGATCAGCCTCTCAAGAAAATGTCGTTATCATTGATATCAGTGATGTTTCAAATAGTAAAGTGATTGGAGAGATGGATCGTTTTAGTGCGATGACGCTTCTTCATGATGAAGCGATTTACTTACACCAAGGGGTACAGTACCAAGTAGAAGAACTAGATTGGGATGAAAAAAAGGCATATGTGCGTGAAGTCGATGTCGAATATTATACTGATGCAAACTTAGCCGTTCAATTAAAAGTCCTCGAAGTGGATAACCAAAAGGAATTACCGAAATCAACGATTGCTTTCGGAGAGGTCATGGTCAATGCGATGGCGACCATTTTCAAAAAAATAAAGCTATCTACCTTTGAAAATATCGGATCAGGCCCAATTCATTTACCAGAAGAAGAACTTCATACAAACGCGGCTTGGATTAGCTTTTCTCATGAAATTGTCGAGCAGTATGGCAAAGACCCACTAGAACAAGCATTAATGGGGCTTGCGAACGTACTTCGTCATGTTGCCCCCGTCTTTGTAATGTGCGATCGCTCCGATCTACATGTCGTGCCACAAATAAAGGCCGTACATTCCGAACTTCCAACTGTGTTTTTATATGATCGTTACCCAGGTGGAGTCGGACTTTCAGAACAAGTGTATAAAAATATTCATGAAATTTTACGAGAAGTACGATCACTAATTCAGAAATGCCCGTGCACAGAAGGATGTCCGTCTTGCGTCGGTACTACCGAAGAGGTAGGAAAAAACGTGAAAGATATGGTTCTTCAATTAATTACTGTTGTAGAAACGAGCGATAAAGATGTCAATTAAGAGCAAGTTAAACCGATATAAAAAACACCTACAAATCGAAGAAAAACAAACACCGTCACTGGAGGAGAAAACTGAAAAAGCTAACAAGGCAACAGTCGACGTGCCTTATCTAGAACAATGGCAAGCGCTAGGAGCCACTCCACTGTTTTTTGACGACCAATACACATTGCTTCGAACAGTCGAATACCCACTTGACCACTGGCATGGACGTTATCAATTTCAACAATTACAAGAAGCGATCGAAAGGTGGAATGAGGTTGAAGCCTCTCATCCGTTAACTTCTAAAGGAAAAGAGGCAAGCGACTTAGTGTTTTTTGACACGGAAACAACGGGATTAAGTAGCGGAACTGGTAATACAATTTTTCTCTTAGGTTATAGTCGAATCGAGAATAAGAAAGTAATTGTTAAACAGTTTTTCTTGCCTGGCCCTCACCATGAAGTCGCTCTTTACCATCACTTTTTAACAGATGTAGGCAATTTAGAGAACTTAGTCACATATAATGGAAAAGCCTTTGATTGGCCACAGTTGAAGACACGCCATACATTTGTTAGAAATGAAGTGCCGAAGCTGCCATCATTTGGACACTTCGATTTGCTACATGGCTCAAGACGATTATGGAAAGAGATCCTGCCTTCATGCCGTCTATCGGTTGTAGAACAGGATATTCTTAAGTTTACGCGCACAAATGATACCCCGGGCTATCTTGCCCCGATGTTGTACTTTGACTTTTTAAATGAACAGGATCCAAGGTTTGTTGAGGGTGTGTTAACCCATAACGAATGGGATGTATTATCGTTGATGGGACTATATACGCATCTAACGAACCAATTAGTTGACGTTAAAACAAGCCATGTTTCAGCGAAGGAAGCATACGAAATCGGCCGTTGGTATGAACAATTTGGCGAGGTAGAAACAGCCTACGAATTTTATCAAAAAGCTGCAGATATTGAAGGGCCTGTTAAACATCAAGCCTTACATGCAATTGCGTTACTGAATAAAAAACAAAAAAAGTATGACAAGGCTGCTAGTACTTGGGAACACTTACTTGAAAGAAGTCCCTATCCAAAACCAACGTATGCGATTGAACTTGCTAAAATCTATGAACACCAAAGCAAAGATTATGAAAAGGCACTAACCTATGCAAAAATGGCGTATCAGCTATGGGGAGAAAAGGAAAGATTGCTCAAAAAACAAGAAAATGCAGAACGTCTTACTTTTATCAAACGAATAGAACGTTTAACGAAGAAAATCGAAGTGCGGAAATAAGTGAAAATTTCGTATTTTCAATTTCCTGGGGAAGCGCAAAAAGGGCGCATTTTCGATTTTTATCAACGATTTTCTATTTATTTTGACCTTACGAATAATCCCAACATAAAACAGTTGTCGTTTGCTAAAAAAATCATTAAACTATCTTTAGAGAAAAGTAATGGAGAGATGGAAATGGTTAGATATCTATTAGTTTTATTCTTTTTAATGATTGGCCTAACGTTTATGGTTATGAACGGCATTAGTAACGCTGTAAGTGGTGGAACGATATTCAACCATATGCTGTAACAGTCAAATTTAGGTGATTGTACTAGTACATGTTCAATGCTCCTTACATAGGGTATTAGTGAACCTAGACAAAAGGAGGAATTGAGATATGTTCTGGCCTAGACCAAGACCAAGAATGTTACCGCCTGTTGTTCACCCAACGCGCTATAATGAGAGACATCACAGATGTGAGTATATTGTTCCGGAAATTCATCCTAGCCACACGAAGAACATTACACATCATCACTATAAGCACATGCATAGCTACCCACACACGGAGTCATTCGCTGATACGGTAAGCCACCAGCATTTCCATTGCCCGCCGGGTCATCCACCGGCTCCGCGCCCGGGCTTCCCACCACGTCGTCCGTTCTTCTAATATAAATGTAAGGAAATAGCGAACTAAAATCAGTTCGCTATTTCCTTTGTCTATCAAGAATTGAAAGGAATAGATGAATATATGATAAAAGTGGTAACAGTCACAGGATACAAGTCTCATGAATTAGGCATTTTTGATCAAAAGCACCCATGGGTCACCTACATAAAAAAAGCACTTGAAAACAAAATAAGTCAGCTTGTTGAAGAGGGACTTGAATGGGTCATTATCTCTGGTCAACTAGGGGTTGAACTTTGGGCAGGAGAGGTAACAATTTCTCTAAAACAAACATATCCAGACCTGAAGCTAGCGATCTTAACACCTTTCCTAAATCAAGAGGATCGCTGGAACGAAAAAACAAAAGCCTACTATCAAGAAGTATATCAGCAAGCTGATTTTACGGAGAGTATTACCAAAAGGGAGTATACAAGCCCTGCACAGTTAAAGTTGAAAAATGATTACTTAATTGCCAAAAGTGATGCTCTTGTTGTTCTATATGATGAAGAAAAACAAGGTTCACCGTCCTATTACCTGACTCCAGCAAAAAAAAGGCAGGAAACTGAGGGATACGAGATCTTCTTTATTACCCCTGACGACCTTGAAATGATCGATCAGGAAGAACGAGAAGCTAACCCTGATTATTGGAATTAACAAATACAAATTGACAATTATTCTATCTTTTGAAAAAATAAAGTAATACGTGTAAATCAAACCAGCTTTTACGTGTCACACCACCGATTAGGTTTGTAACCTTTTCATGGCGTGCGGTCATGTATTAGCAGGTCAATTTTGATATGTAGATGACGAGGTGATAATAAATATGACAATGAATCACGATGTTCGATTACAACCAAAGGATATATTAGACAAAGAATTTAAAACCAGCCTTAAAGGGTATAATCAAGACGAAGTTGATAAGTTCTTGGATATAGTCATTCAAGATTATGAACTATACGAAAAGAAAATTGAACAATTAGAACAAGAAAACGAACAATTACGAAAACAAACAAAAAAGCTATCGGAACCTCAAACGCGGTCTACCCGTCAAACGGTATCAGCGGGTAGTACGAATTATGATATTTTGCAACGACTTTCTAACTTAGAAAAGAAGGTCTTTGGCAGTAAATTATATGATTAATAACGAAGGACTAGATGATGGTTACAGTTGCTGCCATACAAATGAAATCGAACAGACCTAACGTAAATCAAAACCGTATAGCCATGGAAAAAAAGATACGAGAAGCATCAGCAGCAGGGGCTCAAATTATTTGTTTTCCAGAGCTCAGTTATTCTAGTTACCACCTTACAACGGAGCAATTCTTTGCCATTGCTGAGCCTTCTAATGGAAACTTTGTACAATGGCTCCAAGCACTAGCAAAAGAATTAAATGTTGTGATTGTAGGCTCATTTCCTGAGATTAAAAGTGGAAATCTCTTTATCTCAGCGGTCGTGATTAATCGATCAGGAACTGTATTAGGTCTGCACAGGAAATCGTTCTTATGGGGAAAGGAAAGGGAAACCTTTACAGCGGGACCTTATATGTACCGTGTCTTTCAAACGGATTTTTGTAAAATTGGTGTGCTTATTTGTTATGATATCGAGTTCGCTGAACCTGCACGACTGTTGGCCCTACAGGGGGTCGATCTCATATTAGCTCCGTCTGTCTGGAGCAAAGAGGCTGAAATTCGGTGGGACGTGCAGTTACCTGCACGTGCACTAGATAATACATGCTTTATCCTAGGGGTAAATACAGTAGGTGAAGGAGCATGTGGGAAAAGTAAACTCGTTCATCCAACTGGAAAAGTTCTCGCTGAAGCATCTAAATCAAACGAAGACATTTTAAAAGTACCAATTGATATAAGTGAATGCACAAAAGCGCGCAAACAAATTCCATATTTAGATGACTTTCCAAAAAAATTAACGCCAGGAGGTTATACGGAGAATTAACAAGTGTCACTAGACAACGTCTAATGACACTTATTTTTTTATGTAACCCTCCCTCATGTTAATTAAATATTCAAAAATATTAAAATTTTATTACAATTTGTAATATCATCCTAAGCGCGAGAGTACGATGTAAAAAAGGCTCTACAAAAGGGGGAATTTCAAATGAAGATGAAAAAGTTTTTTTTATTTCTCGTCTTTCTACTCATGATTGCCATGATCGCCGCATGCGGGACAGGAGACGATGCAGGAACGGAGGAAACAGAAGAACCAGCTCCACAAGAGGATGCGACAGGAAGTGAAGAGGATGTTGATGAAGGTGATGCAACAGCGGAGGAAAAAGATACATACCTCGTTGTGACAGACAATAACTACATTCCATTTGAATACCTAGATGAAGAAACTGGTGAACTTGTTGGCTTTGATATCGATCTCGTACAGGCGGTCGCTGACGAAGCTGGCTTTGAAATTGAACTAGAACAAATGGAGTTTGCTGGAATTGTAGCGGCCATCGCTTCTGAGCGTTTTGACCTTGCGATTGCGGGCATGACGATTACAGAAGAGCGAGCAGAGTCTATCGACTTCTCTCAACCTTATTATGATGCTGGTTTAATTTTAGCTGTTCATGCTGACACAGAAGATATTCAATCCATTGATGATGTTGACGGAAAGGTTGTCGCTACACGTTCGGGCTCGACAAGTGAAGACTTCTTAAATGAAAACACAAATGCAAATGTTGAGGCTTTCCCGGAAATTACTGAGGCTTACCAAAACGTATTAGCTGGGCGAGCGGACGCAGTGCTATATGATGTACCAAACGTTCTTTACTATGCTGATACAGAAACGGGTGGTGAGCTTGTAGCTGTTGGTGACGTTCTTAAAGGTGAGCAGTACGGAATGGCATTTCCGAAAGGTTCTGAGTTAACAGAGAAGGTAGATGAAGCTTTAGACACATTGATGGAAGATGGCACGTATGGTGACATTTAT
This genomic window from Desertibacillus haloalkaliphilus contains:
- the ilvB gene encoding biosynthetic-type acetolactate synthase large subunit — its product is MYILNTETVANGADQLLNALKREEASIIFGQVREPTLPIFHALSSSTHDIDCIQPVHEQATIHAADGYARATGKPGVAIISAGPSLTNAITGLATAYMDSVPLVVIAAHVSDKNNCSDQFQELDGNGIVNPVAKHVCMIEEAGDISRLVSGSFSLALSGRPGPIVLLIPKELLSAPRAVETSSEKVSNYQHSIHPLPENMISLAATELNKAKRPVLLIGGGVISSGACELLHSLVERTNIPVVSTLMGLGALRSDHHLHLGMVGMHGTIAANRAVYKADLLISLGVRFSDRITGKISAFSPQSKKVHIDIDQAELNKIITVDLPVIADIKEFLQQFITYLHPNDHQHWIHETASWPKQSPQYNKSDSILKPQGVIRWINEVTNGEAIIATDVGQHQIFTALNYCFTSPRSFLTSGGLGTMGFGVPAAIGAASGYPDKQVVCISGDGSFQMNVQELLTIARYQLPIKIVIINNGYLGMVRQWQELFYQKRYSHVKISSPDYLRLAESYGINSFRAEDEEEAKAIISKAFTTSGPVLMEFNVKKEGNVYPIVPPGASNQAAMLEKAEKASQT
- a CDS encoding DUF3189 family protein — encoded protein: MIYVYNCYAGTHSSALAAAYHLNKIPRDRTPTKEEILTIDIFNKLTSKDMGKLIYHGNDESNHPVYTVGRGNSKAVVPALSGLVDILHQHGQTDEKVIFSNASPTVPLAMTFGGLFSRRLKIDFIGVPLLIKGAKQAYDDIAKLVEKTKEVAATTENQVEVLDNKEFEAIQ
- a CDS encoding DEAD/DEAH box helicase, coding for MEFRKGLDQLIVNLQTNEQYKDQIVHWHEIEAKEAVTRPFPDRVDGRIRSALERRGIKKLYTHQYSAFEEAATGQSIVAVTPTASGKTLCYNLPVLQQIANDEESRALYLFPTKALAQDQKSELNEIIDEIGIDIKSYTYDGDTSPAIRQVVRKAGHIVITNPDMLHSAILPHHTKWVSLFENLKYVVVDELHTYRGVFGSHVANVIRRLKRICAFYGSNPTFICTSATIANPKQLATELTGTDMKLINNNGAPRGKKHFVFYNPPIVNQPLNIRKSATVEVNRLAKEFLQQKIQTIVFARSRVRVEVILSHLQELTKKELQAKSIQGYRGGYLPKQRREIERGLRNGEIVGVVSTNALELGVDIGQLQVCIMTGYPGSIASAWQQAGRAGRRADESVIFLVASSAPLDQYVIQNPDYFFERTPESARINPDNLVILVDHLKCAAYELPFKEGELFDGVEIEEIVEFLAEEQVLHHQGNKWYWMNDSFPAHNISLRSASQENVVIIDISDVSNSKVIGEMDRFSAMTLLHDEAIYLHQGVQYQVEELDWDEKKAYVREVDVEYYTDANLAVQLKVLEVDNQKELPKSTIAFGEVMVNAMATIFKKIKLSTFENIGSGPIHLPEEELHTNAAWISFSHEIVEQYGKDPLEQALMGLANVLRHVAPVFVMCDRSDLHVVPQIKAVHSELPTVFLYDRYPGGVGLSEQVYKNIHEILREVRSLIQKCPCTEGCPSCVGTTEEVGKNVKDMVLQLITVVETSDKDVN
- a CDS encoding ribonuclease H-like domain-containing protein, encoding MSIKSKLNRYKKHLQIEEKQTPSLEEKTEKANKATVDVPYLEQWQALGATPLFFDDQYTLLRTVEYPLDHWHGRYQFQQLQEAIERWNEVEASHPLTSKGKEASDLVFFDTETTGLSSGTGNTIFLLGYSRIENKKVIVKQFFLPGPHHEVALYHHFLTDVGNLENLVTYNGKAFDWPQLKTRHTFVRNEVPKLPSFGHFDLLHGSRRLWKEILPSCRLSVVEQDILKFTRTNDTPGYLAPMLYFDFLNEQDPRFVEGVLTHNEWDVLSLMGLYTHLTNQLVDVKTSHVSAKEAYEIGRWYEQFGEVETAYEFYQKAADIEGPVKHQALHAIALLNKKQKKYDKAASTWEHLLERSPYPKPTYAIELAKIYEHQSKDYEKALTYAKMAYQLWGEKERLLKKQENAERLTFIKRIERLTKKIEVRK
- a CDS encoding CotD family spore coat protein gives rise to the protein MLPPVVHPTRYNERHHRCEYIVPEIHPSHTKNITHHHYKHMHSYPHTESFADTVSHQHFHCPPGHPPAPRPGFPPRRPFF
- a CDS encoding DUF1273 domain-containing protein, producing MKVVTVTGYKSHELGIFDQKHPWVTYIKKALENKISQLVEEGLEWVIISGQLGVELWAGEVTISLKQTYPDLKLAILTPFLNQEDRWNEKTKAYYQEVYQQADFTESITKREYTSPAQLKLKNDYLIAKSDALVVLYDEEKQGSPSYYLTPAKKRQETEGYEIFFITPDDLEMIDQEEREANPDYWN
- the gpsB gene encoding cell division regulator GpsB; translation: MNHDVRLQPKDILDKEFKTSLKGYNQDEVDKFLDIVIQDYELYEKKIEQLEQENEQLRKQTKKLSEPQTRSTRQTVSAGSTNYDILQRLSNLEKKVFGSKLYD
- a CDS encoding nitrilase-related carbon-nitrogen hydrolase, whose product is MMVTVAAIQMKSNRPNVNQNRIAMEKKIREASAAGAQIICFPELSYSSYHLTTEQFFAIAEPSNGNFVQWLQALAKELNVVIVGSFPEIKSGNLFISAVVINRSGTVLGLHRKSFLWGKERETFTAGPYMYRVFQTDFCKIGVLICYDIEFAEPARLLALQGVDLILAPSVWSKEAEIRWDVQLPARALDNTCFILGVNTVGEGACGKSKLVHPTGKVLAEASKSNEDILKVPIDISECTKARKQIPYLDDFPKKLTPGGYTEN
- a CDS encoding transporter substrate-binding domain-containing protein — protein: MKKFFLFLVFLLMIAMIAACGTGDDAGTEETEEPAPQEDATGSEEDVDEGDATAEEKDTYLVVTDNNYIPFEYLDEETGELVGFDIDLVQAVADEAGFEIELEQMEFAGIVAAIASERFDLAIAGMTITEERAESIDFSQPYYDAGLILAVHADTEDIQSIDDVDGKVVATRSGSTSEDFLNENTNANVEAFPEITEAYQNVLAGRADAVLYDVPNVLYYADTETGGELVAVGDVLKGEQYGMAFPKGSELTEKVDEALDTLMEDGTYGDIYEKWFGERPDGM